In the Sulfurivermis fontis genome, CACGCAGTTGCAGGCCCGGCAGGGAGAAATCCACCGCCACCGCCTGTGGTACAAAGGACCGGCCACAAATCGCGGCAAGGCGCTGCTCGCGCTGCGCCGCCTCCTGGGCCGGCCGTACCGCCAGCACCTGGCGGCCGTTATGGCGCAGCGTGATGGCGACGTCGAAGCGGCTCAACGCGACGCGCCGCACCACCTCGGCGAGATGTTCGAACTCGGTGCGCTCGGCGCGCAGAAACTTGCGCCGTGCCGGTGTGTTGTAGAAGAGGTCACGCACCTCCACCGTACAACCGCGCGGGTGGGCGCAGGGGGCGATGGCGCCGCTGCTGTCGATGCGGTGGCCGTGTCCTTCCCCGGCACAGCGGCTGCTCAGGGTCAGGCGCGACACCGAGGCAATGCTGGCCAATGCCTCGCCACGGAAACCGAGGCTTGCCACCCGCATCAACTCGTCCTGACTGTACACCTTGCTGGTGGCGTGGGGTGCCAGAGCCAAAGCCAGGTCATCCGCCGCAATTCCTGTGCCGTCATCCTGCACACGGATCAAGGCCACCCCGCCCTGCTCCACTTCGACATCGATACGTGAGGCGCCGGCATCGAGACTGTTCTCCAGCAACTCTTTGACCACGGAGGCCGGGCGCTCCACCACCTCGCCGGCGGCGATCTGATTGGCAAGCAGGGGATCGAGGAGACGGATGCGCCGGGGAGATTGCGTCATGGCGCGCAGATTACCCCGAACGGCGCCGGTTGTGTACCGTGCCGGCACGGGCAGGCACCGCCCGCGAACAGCTCAACCGCCGCTGGCGGCCGGGATGCGCAGCACGTCACCGACGCGCAGTTGATCCCCCTTGATGTCGTTGCTGGAACGCAGCTGTTCGAGACTCACCTGATACTGCCGGGCAATGCCGGACAGCGTATCGCCGCGGCCAATCACATGCTGCTGGCCGCGCGAGTCCTGGCGCACCGCCAGCAGGGTACCGGGCGGCGGATTCTGCCGGAAATAGGCCCGCACGCCGTCCATGATGCTGCTTGCCAGGGCGTATTGATGATTGGGATCGCGCAGCTTGCGCTCCTCATCCGGATTGGAGATGAACGCCGTCTCCACCAGGATCGAGGGCACGTTGGGTGACTTCAGCACGCGGAAACCGGCCTGCTCCACGCGGCTGCGATGCAGGTGTCCCACTTGTCCCAGACCGGACAGCACGCGGCTGGCCACGTCGGTGCTCGCCTCCATCGTGCCGGTCAGCGAAAGATCGAACAACACTGAAGTCAGCAGATCATCCTTATCGTCCAGGCTGACGCCGCCGATGATATCGGAGGCGTTTTCCTTGTCGGCCAGCAGGCGTGCATGTTCGCTGGAGGCACCACGTTGCGACAAGGTGTAGACCGACGCGCCGCGCGCACGGCGATCGGCAAAGGCATCGGCATGGATGGAGATAAACAGATCGGCACGGTGCTCGCGCGCCATTTCCACGCGCCGCTGCAGCTTCACGAAATAGTCGCTGTCGCGAATCATCACCGCACGCATACCCGGCTCGCGCTCCACCAGATCGCGCAACCGCTTGGCCACGGCCAGGGTCACATCCTTTTCCCGCGTACCGCGCGGGCCGATGGCGCCCGGATCCTCACCGCCATGGCCGGCGTCGATGGCGATCACGATCTCGCGCGGGGCGTTGGTTACCGCAGGTACTGCAGGCACCGCCGGCGCCGGACCTACCGCGGCCACCTTGGTGTCATACAGGTCGATCACCAGACGGTGACCATATTCGTTATTGGGGCGCAGCACGAAACTCTTCGGCCGCACCTCACCCTTCAGGTCCAGTACCACACGCAGATCGCTGCCGTTGCGCGGCGCGGAACGGATGTCGCGGATCAGACTGGGGCCGAGATCGAGGCCGACGAAGGGTTTGTCGAGTCGGGTATTTTTCAGGTCGATGACCAGACGATCGGGATTTTTCAGCATGAACAGGCTGTGCTCGACATCGCCGGTGACATCGAACACCAGGCGGGTGTTGTCCGGTGCAGGCCACATACGCACACCGCGGATAGTCACCGCATCGGCCCAGACGGCAGAGGTCAGCACCAGCAGCAGCAGCGCCGTTATGGCTTTTGTTGTCATTGCCTGCCCTCCCCCGTCCCGGAACATGACCCTAAACAGTCATATTAATCATTAAGATAGCAATCAATCCTTTGACTGTTTCTCATGACATAGGGGTAACTTAATACCGAACAAGCAAAAAATCAACCTGCTGCCAAGGCACGACGGAGGCAGGCGAGTATCACCTCGCCCCGTTCCGTACCGGCCTGAATACGTGTCAGCCGCCCCGCGGCCCGGTATTCGAGGGTCAGTTCGAGATCGGCCACCGGCAATACGCCGGCCCCGCGCTCCGGCCATTCCACCAGGCATTGCGCGGTACCGGCCAGATAGTCGCGGATACCTAGAAACTCCAGTTCCTCCGCATCGCCCAGTCGATAGAGGTCGAAGTGATAGACGCTGCGGCCGGCCAGTTCGTAGGGCTCGACCAGGGTGTAGGTGGGACTTTTCACCGCGCCGCCGTGACCGAGGCCATGCAGATAGCCGCGCACCAGGGTGGTCTTGCCGGCACCGAGATTGCCGTGCAGGAACAGCAGCAGGCCGCCATCCGCCGCACAGCGGGCCAGGGCCGTGCCGAGCGCCTCGGTGGCCACGGCATCAGCCAGTTGGAGTTGCAACAGGGAAGCAGTCATTGCGGATTGACCAGACGACGCAGATGGGGGAACAGATCGGAGGCGAGCAGGCCGCGTTCCCCTCCGGCAACCGCAGCGGCATCGGCCGCCGCCGCATGCAGGCATACCCCGGCGCCCGCCGCCTCGCGCAGCGGCAGCCCCTGGGCGATGAGCGCGGCAATGATCCCGCTGAGCACATCACCCATGCCGCCGCTGGCCATGCCCGGATTGCCGCCGGCACAGATGCCGGGCAGGCCGTCGTCGGCCAGCACCAGACTGCCCGGCCCCTTGAGCACCACCACGCCGCCGAAACTGGCCTGCAGGCCGGCCACCGCCGTAAAACGGTTGGCCTGCACCTGCGCCGCGGTTTCACCAAGCAGGCGGCCCGCCTCGCCGGGATGGGGGGTGAGCACCCAGTCCTTACGGTGCGTGGGCTCCTGTGCCAACAGATTGAGGGCATCGGCATCGACCACCAGCGGCTGGCGCGCCTGCAACACCTTCCCCAGCATGTGCCGTCCCCACGCCCCCTGTCCCAATCCCGGACCGATCACCACCACTGTGGCACGGCGCAGCAGCGGCTCCAGTTCCGCTGCACTTTCCACTCCGTGGCACATCAATTCCGGACGCGCTGCGGTGAGCGCTGCCGCATGAGCCGCGTGCGTCGCCACGCTGACCAGGCCGGCGCCGCAGCGCGCCGCCGCCTCCGCCGCCAGGCGTGCGGCACCGGCATAGCCGAGATCACCACCCACCACCAGCACATGGCCGCAGTCACCCTTGTGGGCATCACGCCGACGCGGCGCGAGCCAGGCAGCGAACTGCGCGCTATCGAGCCGCCGCGCCGCGACCGGGACCCTGCCATAGACGGCCGGCGGTACGGCGAGGGAGGCGAAGTGCAGTTCGCCGCAGCAGGCCGGGCCAGCCGCGGTGAGCAGGCCCTGCTTGAGGCCGATGAAGGTAAGGGTGAGCGTGGCACGCACGGCGCAGCCCAGTACCGCGCCGGTGTCGGCATCGAGGCCGGAGGGGATGTCCAGCGCCAGTACCGGCCGGCCGCTGCCGTTGATGATTTCGATAGCCGTGCGCCAGGCATCGTGCACCGCGCCGCTCAGGCCCGTGCCCAGCAACGCATCCACCACCACGTCGCAGTGGCGCAAATCGCCCGGAGCCAGGGGCCGTGCCGTCATGCCAACCGCCTGCGCGGCGGCCAGGGCATCACCCTGCAGACGGCTCGCCTCACCCACCTGATACAGCGCCACCTCCAGTCCCGCCTCGCGCGCCAGCCGCGCCACCACAAAACCGTCACCACCGTTGTTGCCAACGCCGCACACTACGGCGATACGGTGTGCCTCGGGCCAGTGCCGGCACAGCAGCTCGAAGGCGGCACGGCCGGCACGCTCCATCAGCACACCGCCGCCCAGCCCGCCCAGCTCCATGGCCAGACGGTCCAGTTCGCGCACCTGGGCGGCGCGATAAAGATCATGGGGTAAGGTTGGCATGGCAGGTATCATACCGACATGGCCGATCTCCACAACAGCGACGCGCACGACTACACCGCCCTGGTGCAGCAGATCCGGCAATGGGGTGCGGCACTCGGTTTCCAGCAGGTGGGCATCAGCCACACCGATCTGTCGGCGGCCGAAACGGAACTCAACCAGTGGCTTGCTGCCGGCCATCACGGTGAAATGGGCTACATGGCACAGCATGGCAGCAAGCGCAGCCGGCCAGCGGAACTGGTACCCGGCACCCTCAGCATCATCAGTGCGCGCATGGACTATCTGCCGCCCGCCGCTGAACCCTGGGGGGTTTTGCAGAACGGCACACGCGGCTACATCGCGCGCTACGCCCTCGGCCGCGACTACCACAAACTGATCCGCACACGGCTGCAGCAACTGGCCGCGCAGATCGAGGGCGCCATCGGTCCCTACGGCTACCGCGTGTTCAGCGACAGCGCCCCGGTGCTGGAAAAACCCATCGCCGCCCAGGCCGGCCTCGGTTGGGTGGGCAAGCACAGCAACCTGCTCACCCGCCAGGGTTCCTGGTTCTTTCTCGGCGAGATATACACCGATCTGCCGCTGCCGGCAGACCGTGCGGCAAGTGCCCACTGCGGACGCTGCACGGCATGCATCGACCTCTGCCCCACCCGCGCCATCATCGCCCCGTATACGGTGGACGCACGGCTGTGTATTTCCTACCTCACCATCGAACTGCACGGCGCCATTCCCGAACCGCTGCGTCCGCTGCTGGGCAACCGGATCTACGGCTGCGACGACTGCCAGCTGGTCTGCCCCTGGAACGGTCACGCCCGCCACACCGCCGAACCCGACTTCCTGCCGCGCCGCGGTTTGGACGCACCACAGCTCGTCGACCTGTTCGCCTGGAGTGAGCAAGACTTCCTGCACCGCACCGAAGGCAGTCCGCTGCGCCGCCTCGGCCACGAGCGCTGGCTGCGCAACATCGCCGTGGCCCTCGGCAATGCCCCCGCTGATGCGACCATCCGCAGCGCCCTGCAGCAGCGCAGCGAACATCCCTCCGCCCTGGTGCGGGAACACGTGGCCTGGGCGCTGAGGCGGCAACAGCAACGGACCGAGAACCGCACCTGATGTGATCGCGGTGGCGAAATCTGCCCGCCGCCGGGTTTACACTACGCAACCCCGCATGACCGGACTTACATCATGGCCCGCATCCTTGCCGTCGGCATCGCCACACTCGACATCATCAATCTGGTAGAAGACTATCCGCCGGAGGATGCCGAGGTGCGCGCCCTGGAACAGGAGACGCGCCGCGGCGGGAACGCCACCAATACCCTGGTGGTACTGAGCCAGTTCGGCCACCAGTGCAGTTGGGCCGGCACCCTGGCCGACGAACCGGATGCCCGGCTGATCCGTGCCGACCTGGCACGCCACGCCATCGACACCAGCGCCGTGGAATGGCTACCGCGCGGCAAGGTACCGACCTCCTACATCACCCTGAGCCAGCGCAGCGGGTCGCGCACCATCGTGCATTACCGCGACCTGCCCGAATACAGCTTCGAACATTTCCGCGCCATCGATCTGACGCGCTTCGACTGGATACATTTCGAGGGACGCAATGTGGAGGTGACGCAACGCATGCTGGAACGGGTAACAAAACTGCATCCCGAGCTGCCCTGTTCCCTGGAGGTGGAGAAACCGCGTCCCGGCATCGAACAGCTGTTTCCCTACCCCGACCTGCTGCTCTTTTCCCGCGTCTATGCCCGCGCCTGTGGTTTCCAGCGTGCCGAGGGCCTGTTCGACCGCGTACGCGCGCAGGCACCGACGGCACAACTGGTATGTGCGTGGGGCGAAGGCGGCGCCTATGCCCGCGACCGCGATGGCCGTGGCTACCACACCCCGGCCTTCCCGCCGCCGCGTCTGGTGGACACCCTGGCTGCCGGCGACGTGTTCAACGCCGGCATCATCCACGGACTGGCACGCAAGCGTCCGCTGGAACTGACCCTGATCGAAGCGGCGCGCCTGGCCGGCCGCAAATGCGGCCAGCAGGGTATCGAGGGATTGGCGGATTAGTCGGTCCTAGAGGAAACAGGCAATTTCCGGATAGGCACAGGCCTTGTCGCGGCCGTTGTGCTTGCCGAAATAGAGAGCCTGATCGGCCTCGCTGATGAGGCGCTCGAGAATAATCTGGGCATCGGCCTTGTCCTGCGCCAGCAGGCAGGCGATACCGATGCTGACCGTCACCTTGATGCGACGGCCATCGATGTTGAATTCCGTATCCTTCACCGCTGCACGTATGCGTTCCGCCAGCTGCTTGGCCCCCTCCAATTCCGTATCGGGTACGGCGATGATGAATTCCTCGCCGCCGAAGCGCGCCAGCACATCCACCTCGCGCACCTGCTGCCGGAGCAGTTCGGCGCAGCGGCGCAGTACTTCATCGCCCAGGTTGTGACCGTGCACATCGTTGATGCCTTTGAAGTGATCGATATCGAGCAGCAGCAGGCAAAAGCCTTTTTTGTAACGCAGGCTGCGTGCCAGCGCCGAGCGGGATTCAGGGAAAAAGAAGCGGCGGTTGTGCAAACCGGTCAACTCGTCGATCACCGACAGCTCGGCATAGCGGCGCTTGAGCGCCTCGGCATCGGCCAGCGCCTGCTCCAACTGGCGCGTTCGTTCACGCACCATGTTCTCCATGCTGTTGAGCAGGCGGTTGTTGACCAACATCTGGCCAAGGAAATTGGCAAAAATCACCAACGAACGCTCCTGCGCCTCGGTGAAGAATTCAGCATGGGGGTGTGACACATTGAGCACACCGAGCACCTCGCCACTGGCCTTGATGGGCAGGCTGATCAGCGAACCGATGGTCATGGCGGCGGGGCTGATGCCGCGGCAGTTGCGCGCGAAACGCGGGTCATTTTCACAATTGCGGCTGTGCTGCAGAAGGCCGGTCTGCGCCGCCATACCTACCAGCCCCTCGCCCACCTCGAAACTGGCGAACAACGGCGCATGGCCGGAGCTGCGTTCCTGCGTCAGGCCGATCATATCCGCCCAGTCGAGGCCGGCGGCATTCACCAGCTTGCCGTCGCGCAGCAGGTACACCGAGCAGCGCTCCATATCCTGGTTCTGCATCAGCACGTCGAGGGCACTACCGAGCAACTGGCTGTCGCTCTGGCCATAGACCCGCAATGCCGACAGGCCGCGCAGGGCGGAAAGGGAATCGATCAGCTTGAGAAAACTGTCGTTGAGTTCGCGGAATGTTTCAATGAACGGCGCCGTATCCATCGTGCACCCGCATCAACCGTCAGCCAGCAGCCGGGCCAACAGCGCGATTTCGTCACGCTTGGCCAGCATTTCGCCCAGCTCGCTCTCCGCCTCTACCGGCGGGATACCCAGCGCTGTCAGCGTGCCTAAATCAACAGCTTCATTCTCCCGCTGCAGGCGCGCGGCCCATTGGGCGCAAAAACCGATCAGACGCACCAAGGGTTGGTATTCGCCGTTATAGGCCACATCCCGGTGGTGCTCGATGGCCGCCACGGCAAAGGCCGGCAGGTGCCACTTGCGCGCCAGCCAACCGCCTACCTGCAAATGGTCCGCGCCCAGCGCAGCGGTTTCTGCCGCGGCCAGACTGAGCCCCGGCTCCTGCGCCAGACGGTCAAATACCCACGCCATCTCGTCCGGATAAAGGTGTACCAGCGCCAACAGCCCCAGGTTGTGCAGCAGACCGGCCAGATAGGCGTTGCCGCCGTGGGGGCGCGGCTCCTCCTCGACCAGACGGGCCAGACGCTGGGCCAGGGTCGCCGTGACCATGGCGCTGGCCCAGTACTCGTCGACATGGAAAGAGGGGCAATGGCTGGTGCGGAAGGGGCCGGCCAGCACCATGCTGAAGGCCAGGCTGCGGGCGATATTGATGCCCAACACCTTGAAGATGGCGTCCTCGGCAGTGGCGACCCGCTCGGGATAGCCGAAATAGGCGGAATTGGCCAGGCCGATAAGGCGTGCCAGCAATGGCGGGTCTTTTTCGATGATGGCGGCAATACGCTGCACATCCATATCGCCTTCGGCGAACACCGCCAACAGTTCCTGCGCCACCAGGGACATCGGCGGAAGCCGGTTCAGCTTCTGAATTTCGAGCCGGGTCTCGGTTACCGTATGGCTGATGTGCACGTATGGTTATCCTTGCGGAGTCCCGCCCACGGCGGGCACATTCTCGGGAACAGGTGCACAGTATATGAGAATGACGGGCAAAGGATAGCCCTCCACCCCATCAGGGAGAGGAGCGCAGCTCAGGCCTTGTCGTCGAACAGGCTGCCGATGGCCTCATCGATGGTGCGCATGGCCTTGGCGCTGGCCTCCACCTGCAGGCGATTGACCTTGCTCTCCACCAGGGGCTCGGTGGGTGAGGCCTCGCCCTGCAGCTGCGCGGTACTGGCGATCTGGGCCGCATTGCGATCGAGTCCTTCCATACCGCGACGGATGCCTTGCAGGGCGCTGTTGAATGCCGATGTGATCTTCATGAGAGTTTATCCCGTGGAACCTCACTGCTTACTATCGTCCAAGCAGGCCGATTTTCAAGGGGACCACAATTGCTGCAGGCGTGACCGGTTCAGCTGCAGCCATTGCAGGGCGATGATCGGACTGGCGGAGTTGATACGCCCGGAGGACAGCAGGGCCATGGCCTCGGCGAAAGTCACCGTGAAGACCCGGATGTCCTCCCCCTCGGCAGCCAGGCCATGGATACCGCCGACCCCGGCCGCATCGACCCGGCCACAATACAGGCTGATGCGCTCCGAGGTGCCACCGGGACTGACCAGATACTCGCAGATGGGCTCCAGCGCCAGCAGGGTACAACCCGCCTCCTCCAACATCTCGCGCTCAACCACCTCCGCTGCCGTCTCGCCGCTCTCGATGATTCCCGCCACGATCTCCAATAGCCAGGGTCCACCGGGAGCGTCCAAGGCACCGATACGAAACTGCTCCAGCAATACGATGCGATCAAGGACCGGATCATAGGGCAGGACCGCCGCTGCGTGACCGCGCTCGAACAATTCGCGGCTGAGCAATGGACTCATGCCGCCATCGTAGCGACGGTGGCGCAGGCGGTAATGCTCCATGCGGAAAAAGCCTTGATAACAGGTGCGCTGCTCCACGATCTCCACCGTCGGCTCAGCCGGACCACCTGTCTGTGTCTGTATCGTCACCCTGCCACCTCCACGCCTGCTGTAATCCTGCCCCCCATGGTACGATGTCGACATCCTGTTACAACAGTTACACGCCATGCCCGTCCAAACTGCTCTCCCCGCCATCACCGCCGTGATTCTTGCCGGTGGCCGCGCACGCCGCATGGCTGGGGCCGACAAGGCGCTGCTGCCCCTCGCCGGCAGGCCGCTGCTGGCCCATGTAATCGCTGCCCTGCGCCCGCAGGTGGATATGATCCTGCTGAACAGCAATCGTGCCGCTGCGGCGTACGCATCCTTCGGCCTGCCGGTCATCGCCGACACACTGCCAGATCAGCCCGGTCCACTCGCCGGTTTGCTTGCGGCATTACAGGCCAGTACCAGCGACCTGGTGCTGTGCGTTCCCTGTGACACCCCCTGCCTGCCTGCCGCACTGGTGCAACGCATGTATACAGCCCTGTCACAGGCCGCCGCCGATGTCTGCACCGTCAGTGACGGAGAGCGATTACATGCCGCCATCATGCTGGCACACCGCCGCGTCCAACCGGCCCTGGAGAGTTACCTCATCAGCGGCGGACGCAAGGTACAGGACTGGCTGCACAGCCAGAAACTGGTGGTTGCGGATTTTTCCGATCAATCGGCCGCCTTCAGCAACATCAATACCGCCCAGGATCTGCAAGCCCTGGAACAAAGGTTTTCCGCCCATGAGTGCTGAACACACCCCGCCGCTGCTCGCCTTCGTCGCTGCCAGCGGCACCGGCAAGACCACCCTGCTGGAGCAGATCATCCCGCTGCTGCGCAGCCGCGGCCTGCGCCTTGCCGTCATCAAGCACACGCATCACGATTTTGATATCGATCGGCCCGGCAAGGACAGCTATCGCATGCGTGATGCCGGCGCCCGGCAGGTGATGGTCGCCTCGCGCCGGCGCTGGGCGCTGCTCACGGAACATCCGGACGGCCGTGCCGAACCCTGCCTGGAGGAACTGGTGGCCGCACTGGATCGCGCCGCCCTCGACCTGATCCTGGTGGAAGGCTTCAAACACGAGGCGGTCAATAAAATAGAGTTGCACCGGCCAACGCTGGGCAAACCGCCGCTGTTCCCCCATGACCCACAGATCATCGCCGTGGCCTGCGATGCACCCCCCGACATCCCCACCCCGCTGCCACTGCTCGACCTCAACGACCCGCCGGCCATCGCCGCATTTGTGCTGCGGCACATCGGCCGGCAATAATCCGCCCACCATCGATACATCAGGAGTTGTCCCCACATGAGCCAGGAGCAAAACAGCACGCCACGCCCGGCACTGCTCAGCGTCGCCCAGGCACTGGAATACATCCGCGCCGGCCTCAAACCCATCACCGGTTTCGAACAACGCGCCCTGCGCGATGCTCTCGGCCGTGTACTCGCCAGCGACGTGTCATCCCCCATCGACGTACCGCCCCATGCCAACTCGGCGATGGACGGCTACGCCCTGCGTGCCGCCGATTTACCGCCAGACGGCGAAACCGCACTGCAACTCATCGGCACCGCCCTCGCCGGCCACCCGTACAGCGGCACGGTTGCCAGCGGCCAGTGTGTGCGCATCATGACCGGAGCCAAGCTGCCGACCGGTGCCGACACGGTGGTAATGCAGGAGAATGCACGGCGCGAGGGCGATACTGTCTACATCGGTAATGGACCGCGCCAAGGTGACCATGTGCGCCTGCCCGGTGAAGACATCGCCAACGGACAAATCGTGCTGCAGCAGGGCCGCCAGCTGACACCCGCCGACCTCGGCCTGCTCGCCTCCCTCGGCATCGCCGAGGTAAAGGTGGCACGGCGTCTGCGCGTGGCCTTTTTCTCCACCGGCGATGAGCTGCGTTCCCTGGGCGAGACATTGCAGGAAGGCCAGATCTACGACAGCAACCGTTACACCCTGTACGGCATGCTGAGCCGCCTCGGAGTGGAAATCATCGACATGGGCGTGGTACGCGATCGGCGCGAGGATATCGTCACCGCCTTCCGGCAGGGTGCAGCCGTCGCCGATGTGCTCATCACTTCCGGTGGCGTATCCGTCGGTGATGCCGATTATGTGAAGGAAACGCTGGAAAGCCTCGGCAAGGTGAATTTTTGGAAGATTGCCATGAAACCGGGCAAGCCGTTGGCCTTCGGTCTGTTGGGGGAGACCGCCTTTTTTGGTCTGCCGGGCAATCCTGTGTCATCCATGGCCACCTTCTATCAGCTGGTGCAGCCGGCGCTGCAGCAGCTCATGGGCCAGACGGTTCAGCAACCGCTACGACTGCGGGTGCCGTGCATGACGCGGTTGAAAAAAACCCCGGGCCGCGCCGACTATCAGCGCGGCATTTTGGAATACGACGCCGCCGGACAGCTCACCGTGCGCAGTACCGGAGCGCAAGGTTCACATGTGCTCAGTTCGATGAGCCGGGCCAACTGCTTCATCATTCTGCCGGCGGAATGCGGCAATGTGGAGGCGGGAACGCTGGTGGAAGTACAACCCTTCGCCGGCCTGATTTGACCGGACAGGACACGGCCCGGAGCTGAAAAACAGGGCCTACAAAGAAGAAGGCCACCGTCCGGGGACGGTGGCCTTGTTCATCAGGCGGCTTTGGCGGCGCGTTTCTTACGCGCCGGCTTGCGCTTGGCCTTCTTGGCAGCGACCTTGGCGTGCTTCTTGTCGTAAGCCGCAACAGCCTTGGCAATTGCGGCCTGACGGCCTGCAAAGGCCTTTTCCTCATCCAGGACAGCCTTCAGTCGTGCCTTGGCTTCCGCAACGGCAGCACGCAGCTTGGCACGCATGGCCTTCTCGGCCTGAGCTGCCTTCTTCTTCTCGGCAGCCAGACGTGCCTTAACGGCCTTGGCCTGGGCATTCATCTTCTTCACGCTGGCCAGCACTGCCTTCTTGCCGGCAGCGATCTTCTTCGCGGGGGAACGGCGCACGGCGCGCTTCGGCGCAGCAGCCTTCTTGGTACGAACACTCTTCTTGGCAACGGCGCGTCTTGCAACTTTCGGCATGGCAACTCTTCTCCTTGTTAGTAGAGACACATGTCGAAAAACATTATAAACATAAAAACCGATGTAACAAGCAAACTTGCAATATTTTTTCAAGTACCAAATGCGCTGCCGCTCAACATGCGCACGACATCACAACGACGCACGGCTCGTGGGCTTGCACGATGTCGGTACTGACCACACTATATCCACGGCACGCCGCATGCGCGCAGACTGAAAAAATCAGCTCCCGTCACACTGCCAAGCCGCTGTGAGGAACAACAAAATGTCCAACAA is a window encoding:
- the moeA gene encoding molybdopterin molybdotransferase MoeA, yielding MSQEQNSTPRPALLSVAQALEYIRAGLKPITGFEQRALRDALGRVLASDVSSPIDVPPHANSAMDGYALRAADLPPDGETALQLIGTALAGHPYSGTVASGQCVRIMTGAKLPTGADTVVMQENARREGDTVYIGNGPRQGDHVRLPGEDIANGQIVLQQGRQLTPADLGLLASLGIAEVKVARRLRVAFFSTGDELRSLGETLQEGQIYDSNRYTLYGMLSRLGVEIIDMGVVRDRREDIVTAFRQGAAVADVLITSGGVSVGDADYVKETLESLGKVNFWKIAMKPGKPLAFGLLGETAFFGLPGNPVSSMATFYQLVQPALQQLMGQTVQQPLRLRVPCMTRLKKTPGRADYQRGILEYDAAGQLTVRSTGAQGSHVLSSMSRANCFIILPAECGNVEAGTLVEVQPFAGLI
- the mobB gene encoding molybdopterin-guanine dinucleotide biosynthesis protein B, producing MSAEHTPPLLAFVAASGTGKTTLLEQIIPLLRSRGLRLAVIKHTHHDFDIDRPGKDSYRMRDAGARQVMVASRRRWALLTEHPDGRAEPCLEELVAALDRAALDLILVEGFKHEAVNKIELHRPTLGKPPLFPHDPQIIAVACDAPPDIPTPLPLLDLNDPPAIAAFVLRHIGRQ
- a CDS encoding histone, with product MPKVARRAVAKKSVRTKKAAAPKRAVRRSPAKKIAAGKKAVLASVKKMNAQAKAVKARLAAEKKKAAQAEKAMRAKLRAAVAEAKARLKAVLDEEKAFAGRQAAIAKAVAAYDKKHAKVAAKKAKRKPARKKRAAKAA